The proteins below come from a single Crossiella sp. CA-258035 genomic window:
- a CDS encoding MerR family DNA-binding transcriptional regulator has product MRIGELSKRTGVSIRMLRYYEEQGLLQPNRTEAGYRIYADADVERVGKIRCMISSALPSHLVGPVLQAMDGQECAYPVSAEDCPPLMEMLDAQLATINTRIEDLVTSRDQLIRFMADLRARFSCVNG; this is encoded by the coding sequence ATGCGGATCGGGGAGCTGAGCAAGCGTACCGGGGTGAGCATCCGCATGCTCCGGTACTACGAGGAACAGGGGTTGCTCCAGCCGAACCGCACCGAGGCCGGGTACCGGATCTACGCCGACGCCGACGTGGAGCGGGTCGGCAAGATCCGCTGCATGATCTCCTCGGCGCTGCCCTCGCACCTGGTCGGGCCGGTGCTGCAGGCGATGGACGGGCAGGAGTGCGCCTACCCGGTCAGCGCCGAGGACTGCCCGCCGCTGATGGAGATGCTGGACGCCCAGCTGGCCACCATCAACACCCGCATCGAGGACCTGGTGACCAGCCGGGACCAGCTGATCAGGTTCATGGCCGACCTGCGCGCGCGGTTCAGCTGCGTCAACGGGTGA
- a CDS encoding MFS transporter, translating into MIAFVLMLCAFAVGTSEFVVVGVLPEVASDLGVPLSVAGLLVTGYAIAVAVGGPVLTVFTRRLPRRPLLIGVMALGVGGSLFSALAENYTVLMGARMVAALAQGLFFAVASQVATASVPPERQTAAIAKVVNGVALSTVAGVPVGTLVGQAYGWRASFVLVTALAFVGMLGVILACPKVAHEPDAGFRASMHVFGRRSVLLGLSTTVLAFTGMITTFTYVTPALREVTGFSPGWATAVLLVYGLGTVVGSNIAGRVRPELIPRVLPVTITALSLVLLVQGLAMHTKATSVVALFLLGASAFATGPLLHTWLMRQAEPAGGLVASVNISAFNVAAALGPVLGGAVIANGLGFDLVGPVAALPALAGLGVAFLVRGLAKRQTVAPEPVPVPA; encoded by the coding sequence GTGATCGCTTTCGTCCTGATGTTGTGCGCGTTCGCTGTGGGGACCTCCGAGTTCGTCGTGGTCGGCGTGCTGCCGGAGGTCGCGTCCGACCTGGGCGTCCCCCTGTCCGTGGCCGGGTTGCTGGTCACGGGCTACGCCATCGCCGTCGCTGTCGGTGGCCCCGTGCTGACCGTGTTCACCCGCCGCCTGCCCAGGCGGCCGCTGCTGATCGGCGTGATGGCGCTGGGGGTGGGCGGCAGCCTGTTCTCCGCGCTGGCCGAGAACTACACCGTGCTGATGGGCGCCCGGATGGTGGCCGCGCTGGCCCAGGGCCTGTTCTTCGCGGTCGCCTCCCAGGTGGCCACCGCCTCGGTGCCGCCGGAACGCCAGACCGCGGCCATCGCCAAGGTGGTCAACGGCGTCGCACTGTCCACTGTGGCCGGTGTGCCGGTGGGCACCCTGGTCGGCCAGGCCTACGGCTGGCGGGCCTCCTTCGTGCTGGTGACCGCGCTGGCCTTCGTCGGCATGCTGGGCGTGATCCTGGCCTGCCCCAAGGTCGCGCACGAGCCGGACGCCGGTTTCCGGGCCAGCATGCACGTCTTCGGCCGCCGTTCGGTCCTGCTCGGCCTGAGCACCACCGTGCTGGCCTTCACCGGCATGATCACCACCTTCACCTACGTCACCCCGGCGCTGCGCGAGGTCACCGGCTTCTCGCCGGGCTGGGCGACCGCGGTGCTGCTGGTCTACGGCTTGGGCACGGTGGTGGGCAGCAACATCGCCGGCCGGGTCCGGCCCGAGCTGATCCCCAGGGTGCTGCCGGTGACCATCACCGCGCTGAGCCTGGTGCTGCTGGTGCAGGGCCTGGCCATGCACACCAAGGCGACCAGCGTGGTGGCGCTGTTCCTGCTCGGCGCCTCGGCCTTCGCCACCGGCCCGCTGCTGCACACCTGGCTGATGCGGCAGGCCGAACCGGCGGGTGGCCTGGTCGCCTCGGTGAACATCTCCGCCTTCAACGTGGCCGCCGCGCTCGGCCCGGTGCTCGGCGGCGCGGTGATCGCCAACGGCCTGGGCTTCGACCTGGTCGGCCCGGTGGCCGCGCTGCCCGCGCTGGCCGGGCTCGGGGTCGCGTTCCTGGTGCGCGGACTGGCCAAGCGGCAGACCGTGGCACCGGAGCCGGTGCCGGTGCCTGCCTGA
- a CDS encoding DJ-1/PfpI family protein, protein MPKVLIVTGDAAESLEVLYPYQRLREEGYDVDIAAPSAKRLQFVVHDFVDGHDTYTEKPGYTWPADLAFREVDPTGYVALVIPGGRAPEYLRNDEQVRRIVAHFFDSGKPVAHLCHGALVPAAAGLLIARRTAAYPECAPDVVAGGGEFVDDEVVVDGPMVTARAWPDHPAWMREFVALLRVRAPIG, encoded by the coding sequence ATGCCGAAGGTCCTGATCGTCACCGGCGACGCCGCCGAGTCGCTTGAGGTCCTCTACCCGTACCAGCGGTTGCGGGAGGAGGGCTACGACGTCGACATCGCCGCGCCCTCGGCCAAGCGCTTGCAGTTCGTGGTGCACGACTTCGTCGACGGCCACGACACCTACACCGAGAAGCCCGGCTACACCTGGCCCGCCGACCTCGCCTTCCGCGAGGTGGACCCGACCGGCTACGTGGCGCTGGTCATCCCCGGCGGCCGCGCGCCGGAGTACCTGCGCAACGACGAGCAGGTGCGGCGGATCGTGGCGCACTTCTTCGACAGCGGGAAGCCGGTGGCCCACCTCTGCCACGGCGCGCTGGTGCCGGCCGCGGCCGGTCTGCTCATCGCCCGGCGCACCGCGGCCTACCCCGAGTGCGCGCCGGACGTGGTGGCCGGCGGCGGGGAGTTCGTCGACGACGAGGTGGTGGTGGACGGTCCGATGGTGACCGCCCGCGCCTGGCCGGACCACCCGGCCTGGATGCGCGAGTTCGTGGCTCTTCTGCGGGTCAGGGCGCCCATCGGGTGA
- a CDS encoding IclR family transcriptional regulator produces MPDPEPPLATPAGLLGSVRRALQVLEAVADFGDGVTAKAVARRLGLNLSTTYHLLNTLVYEGYLVRLNQQRGYGLGYKLTTLDRALRSQLEVSPEASGLLREVHEQAGVPAYYTVLRDNDIVVAEVADSVAAPRVEPLDVGFHEAAQGTAFGKVLLAAMTPQRRREYFAGAGMRRATERTLTSLPELEEQLAEVRRSGVATEVEEFRPELACVAAPVRDCQGRIGGALAFSVPLPEFGPRQAELTELAMAGAARLGHLLALRATLG; encoded by the coding sequence ATGCCCGACCCGGAACCACCGTTGGCCACCCCGGCCGGCCTGCTCGGCTCGGTCCGCCGGGCCCTGCAGGTGCTGGAGGCGGTGGCCGACTTCGGCGACGGCGTCACCGCCAAGGCGGTCGCCAGGCGGCTCGGGCTGAACCTGTCCACCACCTACCACCTGCTGAACACCTTGGTGTACGAGGGATACCTGGTCCGGCTGAACCAGCAGCGCGGCTACGGCCTCGGCTACAAACTGACCACTTTGGACAGAGCGCTGCGCAGCCAGCTGGAGGTCTCACCGGAGGCGTCGGGGCTGCTGCGCGAGGTGCACGAGCAGGCAGGTGTGCCCGCGTACTACACCGTGTTGCGGGACAACGACATCGTGGTCGCCGAGGTGGCCGACTCGGTGGCCGCGCCCAGGGTGGAGCCGCTGGACGTCGGCTTCCACGAGGCGGCGCAGGGCACCGCGTTCGGCAAGGTGCTGCTGGCCGCGATGACCCCGCAGCGCCGGCGCGAGTACTTCGCCGGGGCGGGCATGCGGCGGGCCACCGAGCGCACGCTGACCTCGCTGCCGGAGCTGGAGGAGCAGCTGGCCGAGGTCCGGCGCAGCGGGGTGGCGACCGAGGTGGAGGAGTTCCGGCCGGAGCTGGCCTGCGTGGCCGCGCCGGTGCGCGACTGCCAGGGGCGGATCGGCGGGGCGCTGGCGTTCTCGGTGCCGCTGCCGGAGTTCGGGCCGCGACAGGCGGAGCTGACCGAGCTGGCCATGGCCGGGGCGGCGCGCCTGGGCCACCTGCTGGCGTTGCGCGCGACGCTGGGCTGA
- a CDS encoding YihY/virulence factor BrkB family protein: MTSPQADPDERGTSAAKPKRARRGPLRLLARTLQKAWDDSIFSEAAEAAFWQTLSLPPLLLGLLGSLGFVAQSIGPELIDVVHARIMELSGKVFTSNVVDGVIGDTVTNILTKGQSEIVSIGFLISLWAGSSATASFVDAITVAHGQYGARNLVWQRILSLLLYLVTLVLLIIGLPVLALGPELLPEVFPESWKPTVSLWVSRFYYPGTGLLLVLALATLYKVALPRKLPWHRGLPGAALAMAFFLISSYGLRVYISWVTGTGFTYGALATPIAFLLFAFFIGIAIVLGAHFNAAIQELWPANMTRRERRRWRRLEMVRTAEKLRSQAEQEAWRQVAEDDDPAEQPGHTAAGAGATPVPEPPEPPPGPGVSPLGPTVELPPVSSPADTNPTVRVPRGQDAQGGTPEK; encoded by the coding sequence ATGACTTCGCCGCAAGCAGACCCCGACGAGCGCGGTACGAGCGCCGCGAAGCCGAAGCGTGCTCGACGCGGGCCGCTGCGGCTGTTGGCGCGCACCCTGCAGAAGGCGTGGGACGACTCCATCTTCAGCGAGGCCGCCGAGGCCGCGTTCTGGCAGACGCTGTCCCTGCCGCCGCTGCTGCTCGGGCTGCTCGGCTCGCTGGGCTTCGTGGCGCAGTCGATCGGCCCGGAGCTGATCGACGTCGTGCACGCCCGGATCATGGAGCTCTCCGGCAAGGTCTTCACCTCGAACGTGGTGGACGGGGTGATCGGCGACACGGTCACCAACATCCTGACCAAGGGCCAGAGCGAGATCGTCTCCATCGGCTTCCTGATCTCGCTGTGGGCGGGTTCCTCGGCCACCGCCTCCTTCGTGGACGCGATCACCGTGGCGCACGGCCAGTACGGCGCGCGCAACCTGGTCTGGCAGCGCATCCTGTCCCTGCTGCTGTACCTGGTCACCCTGGTGCTGCTGATCATCGGCCTGCCGGTGCTGGCGCTGGGGCCGGAGCTGCTGCCGGAGGTGTTCCCGGAGAGCTGGAAGCCCACGGTGAGCCTGTGGGTGAGCCGGTTCTACTACCCCGGCACCGGCCTGCTGCTGGTGCTCGCGCTGGCCACGCTGTACAAGGTCGCGCTGCCGCGCAAGCTGCCCTGGCACCGCGGGCTGCCCGGCGCGGCGCTGGCCATGGCGTTCTTCCTGATCTCCAGCTACGGCCTGCGGGTCTACATCTCCTGGGTGACCGGCACCGGGTTCACCTACGGCGCGCTGGCCACGCCGATCGCGTTCCTGCTGTTCGCCTTCTTCATCGGCATCGCGATCGTGCTGGGCGCGCACTTCAACGCGGCGATCCAGGAGCTGTGGCCGGCCAACATGACCCGGCGGGAGCGGCGGCGCTGGCGGCGGCTGGAGATGGTGCGCACCGCGGAGAAGCTGCGCAGCCAGGCCGAGCAGGAGGCGTGGCGGCAGGTCGCCGAGGACGACGACCCGGCCGAGCAGCCGGGGCACACGGCCGCCGGAGCGGGCGCGACGCCCGTGCCGGAACCACCCGAACCGCCGCCGGGGCCGGGCGTGTCGCCGCTCGGGCCGACCGTGGAGCTGCCGCCGGTCAGCTCGCCCGCGGACACCAACCCGACCGTGCGGGTGCCGAGGGGGCAGGACGCGCAGGGCGGCACGCCGGAGAAGTAG
- a CDS encoding DEAD/DEAH box helicase family protein: MTEQLEAAPPVATRPLRAWQRRALTKYLTAKPQDFLAVATPGAGKTTFGLRVALELLADRTVEAVTIVTPTEHLKHQWAAAANEVGIPIDPNFRNTTGVTSRDYRGVAVTYAQIAAHPTLHRVRTENRKTLVILDEIHHGGDAKSWGDAVREAFTPAVRRLSLTGTPFRSDDSPIPFITYERDGEGLQRSKADHSYGYADALRDGVVRPVIFLAYSGEASWRNNAGEEFSARLGEPLTQEQTARAWRTALDPNGEWMPAVLKAADIRLTQKRAAVPDAGGLVIATDHVTAKAYANILTQVTGQEPTLVLSDDPKASGRISEFSESQDRWLVAVRMVSEGVDVPRLAVGVYATSHSTPLFFAQAIGRFVRARRQGETASVFLPSVPVLLGLASELEAQRDHVLGKPHREKDGWDDELLQQANQQQDELGEDEKAFTSLGASAELDQVIYDGSSFGTAAMAGTEEEQDYLGLPGLLEPDQVRTLLRQRQEQQLANATKRKNSQPVAAPPPPRSVSVAERIHSLRKELNTLVAMIHHRTGKPHGVIHNELRRQCGGPPTPMASIEELEERIVTLRTW; encoded by the coding sequence GTGACAGAGCAACTGGAGGCAGCGCCACCGGTGGCCACCCGTCCGCTCCGGGCCTGGCAGCGGCGCGCGCTGACCAAGTACCTGACCGCGAAACCGCAGGACTTCCTGGCCGTGGCGACCCCGGGCGCGGGCAAGACCACCTTCGGGCTGCGGGTGGCGCTGGAGCTGCTGGCCGACCGCACGGTCGAGGCGGTCACCATCGTCACGCCGACCGAGCACCTCAAGCACCAGTGGGCGGCCGCGGCCAACGAGGTCGGCATCCCGATCGACCCGAACTTCCGCAACACCACCGGCGTCACCTCGCGGGACTACCGGGGTGTCGCGGTCACCTACGCCCAGATCGCCGCGCACCCCACGCTGCACCGGGTGCGCACGGAGAACCGCAAGACGCTGGTCATCCTGGACGAGATCCACCACGGCGGCGACGCCAAGTCCTGGGGCGACGCGGTCCGGGAGGCGTTCACCCCGGCGGTGCGGCGGCTCTCGCTGACCGGCACGCCGTTCCGCAGCGACGACTCGCCGATCCCGTTCATCACCTACGAGCGGGACGGCGAGGGCCTGCAGCGCAGCAAGGCCGACCACTCCTACGGCTACGCCGACGCGCTGCGCGACGGCGTGGTCCGGCCGGTGATCTTCCTGGCCTACTCGGGCGAGGCGAGCTGGCGGAACAACGCGGGCGAGGAGTTCAGCGCCCGGCTCGGCGAGCCGCTGACCCAGGAGCAGACCGCGCGGGCCTGGCGCACCGCGCTGGACCCCAACGGCGAGTGGATGCCCGCGGTGCTCAAGGCCGCCGACATCCGGCTCACCCAGAAGCGCGCCGCGGTGCCCGACGCCGGTGGCCTGGTCATCGCCACCGACCACGTCACGGCCAAGGCGTACGCGAACATCCTGACCCAGGTCACCGGCCAGGAGCCGACCCTGGTCCTCTCCGACGACCCCAAGGCATCCGGCCGGATCAGCGAGTTCTCCGAGTCCCAGGACCGCTGGCTGGTCGCGGTGCGGATGGTCTCCGAGGGCGTGGACGTGCCCCGGCTGGCCGTGGGCGTCTACGCCACCAGCCACTCCACCCCGCTGTTCTTCGCCCAGGCCATCGGCCGGTTCGTGCGGGCGCGGCGGCAGGGGGAGACCGCGAGCGTGTTCCTGCCCAGCGTGCCGGTGCTGCTCGGCCTGGCCAGCGAGCTGGAGGCGCAGCGCGACCACGTGCTGGGCAAGCCGCACCGGGAGAAGGACGGCTGGGACGACGAGCTGCTCCAGCAGGCCAACCAGCAGCAGGACGAGCTGGGCGAGGACGAGAAGGCCTTCACCTCGCTGGGCGCCTCCGCCGAGCTGGACCAGGTGATCTACGACGGCTCGTCCTTCGGCACCGCCGCGATGGCCGGCACCGAGGAGGAGCAGGACTACCTCGGCCTGCCCGGCCTGCTCGAACCCGACCAGGTGCGCACCCTGCTCCGCCAGCGCCAGGAGCAGCAGCTGGCCAACGCGACCAAGCGCAAGAACAGCCAGCCGGTGGCCGCACCCCCGCCACCGCGCTCGGTCTCGGTCGCCGAACGCATCCACAGCCTGCGCAAAGAGCTGAACACCCTGGTCGCGATGATCCACCACCGCACCGGCAAGCCGCACGGCGTGATCCACAACGAGCTCCGCCGCCAGTGCGGCGGCCCGCCCACCCCCATGGCCAGCATCGAAGAGCTCGAAGAACGAATCGTCACCCTCCGAACCTGGTAA
- a CDS encoding substrate-binding domain-containing protein — translation MRSKTLGLIAVGSGLALALSACGANSAGGGGSTTGASGSEGSGPKVGVILPDTKSSARWEGFDRPLLEKALKEAGVTPLIQNAENDPGKFSTIADSFISQGVKVLMIARLSNEGGAAVQKKAKAAGIPTIDYDRLTLNGSADYYVSFDNTKVGELQGQGLLDCLKDKPNPTIVQINGGPEDYNATLFKNGAEKVLKPAYESGKAKLGGDQWVQKWDNQLGNTIFEQELTRNGGKVDGVLAANDGLASAVITVLKKNGLNGKVPVTGQDADPAALANILRGDQCMTVFKPIAEEATNAAKIAIALAKNDKASADALATGVEKDPEGKRDVKSVLLSAQTITKANVKVVVDSGFVKASEFCKDDLVAKCKEAGITVG, via the coding sequence ATGCGGAGCAAGACGCTTGGCCTGATCGCCGTCGGCTCGGGGCTTGCCCTGGCGCTCTCGGCGTGCGGCGCGAACAGTGCCGGTGGTGGCGGTAGCACCACTGGCGCGAGTGGGTCCGAAGGCAGCGGCCCCAAGGTCGGAGTGATCCTCCCCGACACCAAGTCCTCGGCCCGCTGGGAGGGCTTCGACCGGCCCCTGCTGGAGAAGGCCCTCAAGGAGGCGGGGGTCACCCCGCTGATCCAGAACGCCGAGAACGACCCCGGCAAGTTCTCCACCATCGCCGACTCGTTCATCAGCCAGGGCGTGAAGGTCCTGATGATCGCCCGCCTGAGCAACGAGGGCGGCGCCGCGGTGCAGAAGAAGGCCAAGGCGGCCGGCATCCCGACCATCGACTACGACCGGCTCACCCTGAACGGGTCCGCCGACTACTACGTCTCCTTCGACAACACCAAGGTCGGCGAGCTCCAGGGCCAGGGCCTGCTGGACTGCCTCAAGGACAAGCCGAACCCGACCATCGTGCAGATCAACGGCGGTCCCGAGGACTACAACGCCACGCTGTTCAAGAACGGCGCGGAGAAGGTGCTCAAGCCGGCCTACGAGTCCGGCAAGGCCAAGCTCGGCGGCGACCAGTGGGTCCAGAAGTGGGACAACCAGCTGGGCAACACCATCTTCGAGCAGGAACTGACCCGCAACGGCGGCAAGGTTGACGGCGTGCTCGCCGCCAACGACGGCCTGGCCTCCGCGGTGATCACCGTGCTGAAGAAGAACGGCCTCAACGGCAAGGTCCCGGTCACCGGCCAGGACGCCGACCCGGCCGCGCTGGCCAACATCCTGCGCGGCGACCAGTGCATGACCGTGTTCAAGCCGATCGCCGAGGAGGCCACGAACGCGGCCAAGATCGCGATCGCGCTGGCCAAGAACGACAAGGCCTCCGCCGACGCCCTGGCCACGGGCGTGGAGAAGGACCCGGAGGGCAAGCGCGACGTGAAGTCGGTGCTGCTGTCCGCGCAGACCATCACCAAGGCCAACGTCAAGGTCGTGGTGGACTCCGGCTTCGTGAAGGCGTCCGAGTTCTGCAAGGACGACCTTGTCGCGAAGTGCAAGGAAGCGGGAATCACCGTCGGATAG
- a CDS encoding ATP-binding cassette domain-containing protein, with product MSNILELRGVNKSFGPVHVLHDVDLVVKAGEVTALVGDNGAGKSTLVKCIAGIHPTESGEILFNGGPVTIGSPRDAAALGIEVVYQDLALCDNLDIVDNMFLGREKTNGLTLDDAAMEQAARKVLADLSVRTVKSVRTPVASLSGGQRQTVAIAKSVLWDSKVVLLDEPTAALGVAQTRQVLDLVRRLADNGLGVVLISHNMNDVFEVSDTVAALYLGRLAAQVPTKSLSHAQAVELITSGRTGDLGIAKPEAATI from the coding sequence GTGAGCAACATTCTCGAACTGCGCGGCGTGAACAAGAGCTTCGGCCCGGTGCACGTGCTGCACGACGTGGACCTGGTGGTCAAGGCCGGCGAGGTCACCGCTCTGGTCGGCGACAACGGCGCGGGCAAGTCCACGCTGGTCAAGTGCATCGCGGGGATCCACCCGACCGAGTCAGGCGAGATCCTGTTCAACGGCGGGCCGGTGACCATCGGCAGCCCCAGGGACGCCGCCGCGCTGGGCATCGAGGTCGTGTACCAGGACCTCGCGCTGTGCGACAACCTCGACATCGTGGACAACATGTTCCTCGGCCGGGAGAAGACCAACGGGCTCACCCTGGACGACGCGGCCATGGAGCAGGCGGCCCGCAAGGTGCTCGCCGACCTGTCCGTGCGCACGGTGAAGTCGGTGCGCACCCCGGTGGCCTCGCTCTCCGGCGGCCAGCGGCAGACGGTGGCGATCGCCAAGTCCGTGCTGTGGGACAGCAAGGTGGTGCTGCTCGACGAGCCGACCGCCGCGCTCGGCGTGGCCCAGACCCGCCAGGTCCTGGACCTGGTGCGCAGGCTCGCCGACAACGGGCTCGGCGTGGTGCTGATCAGCCACAACATGAACGACGTGTTCGAGGTCTCGGACACCGTGGCCGCGCTCTACCTGGGCCGGCTGGCCGCCCAGGTGCCGACCAAGAGCCTCAGCCACGCTCAGGCCGTGGAGCTGATCACCTCCGGTCGCACCGGTGACCTCGGCATCGCCAAGCCGGAAGCCGCCACGATCTAG
- a CDS encoding ABC transporter permease, with amino-acid sequence MTETQAEPGSTSTAVADFGIDNTQRSFGQAVGDYGARLRGGQLGVLPALGGLAVLFVFFATQSSDFLTLGNLSNLLAQGAGTVVIGMGLVFVLLLGEIDLSAGTASGVTAAIFALHLSTGGNLLGKMGLAVFLITIAGLLLAAVMAVLTRLWVAAIPAVVAAGIMVLGVPANPWVEILLAICFGTAIGCLTGFLVARVGIPSFVVTLALFLAWQGVVLQYIGEGGTLGVGDGVLFEVANGNLSTGLSWLLLVLVAGGYAAVVLTRHFGRLKRKLVAQPTSLVLVKVGAVVVFGAIGTYLLTLNRSLNDSITISGVPYVVPIVLFLLVLGTFVLDRTRYGRHVYAVGGNAEAARRAGIDVRKVRMSVFVIASTIAAIGAIIYSSKVGSVDPQAGGGNTLLFAVGAAVIGGTSLFGGKGRVRDAVVGGAVIATIENGLRLLGEPAAVVSIVTGLVLLLAASVDALSRRRAPAGVR; translated from the coding sequence ATGACCGAGACCCAGGCCGAGCCAGGCTCGACCTCGACCGCCGTCGCCGACTTCGGCATCGACAACACCCAGCGCAGCTTCGGCCAGGCCGTCGGCGACTACGGCGCCCGGCTGCGCGGGGGCCAGCTCGGCGTGCTGCCCGCGCTCGGCGGCCTCGCCGTGCTCTTCGTCTTCTTCGCCACCCAGTCCAGTGACTTCCTGACGCTGGGGAACCTTTCCAACCTGCTCGCCCAGGGCGCGGGCACCGTGGTCATCGGCATGGGCCTGGTGTTCGTGCTGCTGCTCGGCGAGATCGACCTCTCCGCGGGCACCGCCTCCGGGGTCACCGCGGCGATCTTCGCGCTGCACCTGTCCACCGGCGGCAACCTGCTCGGCAAGATGGGCCTCGCGGTCTTCCTGATCACCATCGCCGGGCTGCTGCTGGCCGCGGTGATGGCGGTGCTGACCAGGCTGTGGGTGGCCGCGATCCCCGCGGTGGTGGCCGCCGGGATCATGGTCCTCGGCGTGCCGGCCAACCCGTGGGTGGAGATCCTGCTCGCGATCTGCTTCGGCACCGCGATCGGCTGCCTCACCGGGTTCCTGGTCGCCCGCGTGGGCATCCCGTCCTTCGTGGTGACCCTGGCGCTGTTCCTGGCCTGGCAGGGCGTGGTGCTGCAGTACATCGGCGAGGGCGGCACCCTCGGCGTCGGCGACGGCGTGCTGTTCGAGGTGGCCAACGGCAACCTGTCCACCGGGCTGAGCTGGCTGCTGCTGGTGCTCGTCGCCGGTGGCTACGCCGCGGTCGTGCTGACCAGGCACTTCGGCAGGCTCAAGCGCAAGCTGGTGGCCCAGCCCACCTCGCTGGTGCTGGTCAAGGTCGGCGCGGTGGTCGTCTTCGGCGCGATCGGCACCTACCTGCTCACCCTCAACCGCAGCCTGAACGACTCGATCACCATCTCCGGCGTGCCCTACGTGGTCCCGATCGTGTTGTTCCTGCTGGTCCTGGGAACTTTTGTGCTCGACCGCACTCGTTATGGCAGGCACGTCTACGCCGTCGGCGGCAACGCCGAGGCCGCCCGCCGGGCCGGCATCGACGTGCGCAAGGTCAGGATGTCGGTCTTCGTGATCGCCTCCACCATCGCGGCGATCGGTGCGATCATCTACTCGTCGAAGGTCGGCTCGGTCGACCCGCAGGCCGGTGGCGGCAACACCCTGCTGTTCGCGGTCGGCGCCGCGGTCATCGGTGGCACCTCGCTGTTCGGTGGCAAGGGCCGGGTGCGCGACGCGGTCGTGGGTGGCGCGGTGATCGCGACCATCGAGAACGGTCTGCGGCTGCTCGGTGAGCCCGCCGCGGTGGTCTCGATCGTCACCGGTCTGGTGCTGCTGCTGGCGGC